The DNA region TTTCCCCCGATTTAAGTCTAAAAAGCGTGGCGATAGTTTTACTGTTCTGAAGAAAGCAGGTATTTATCCTACCAAGGGTGAACCAATGTTGCCTTTTAGCAATAGGCAGGTCTTATACCCAGGCAAGCAGATTACTGTCCCAGGACTGGGTAGTTTTAGGCTTAAAAGAGCAATACCGTTTCTATGCTCGAGTCAAACTTTTACCATCTCTAGAACTGCTGAGAAATGGTTCGTAGCGTTTATGTTAGATGCCGATGTTATTCCACCAATAATTCACCCTATGGAATCTGTTGGAGTTGACTTAGGCATCAAATGTTTTGCTACATTGTCCGATGGCACAACAATTACAGCTCCACCGCAGTTGAAAATAGCGAAAATCAAGTTAAGTAAGCAGCAGTGGCATAATCGTAATAAACAGTTTGGCAATCGAAAAAAAGCTATTAGGGCATCAAATAAGGCTAAACAGTATTTTGGTGAGATAGCCAAAACTCACGCCCACCTCGCTAATATTCGCCAAGACTTTCTACAAAAAACCACTACCGATATTAGCCGCAACTACTACCGGATTCGGATTGAGGATCTGAATATTAGCCAGATGATGGCTAATCATAAACTCTCCAATGCGATCGCCAATCTCGGATTGTATGAGTTTAGGCGAATGCTCACATACAAGCAGCCATTTTTTGGGACTAGGGTTGAGTTAGTTGACCGATGGTTTCCTAGCTCTAAGACCTGCTGCGAATGTGGTCATATTCAGTCAATGCCCTTATCAGAACGAGTATTTGTATGTGAAGCAGGATGCGGCAATATTAGAGATCGTGATGAGAACGCCTCGATCAACTTGAGGGATGCCCCTTTCGACAAGATACGGTTGGCTTAACCGAAATTTACGCCCGTTGACAAGAAGATGCCGACATCCTTGGTGGACACGGGAAGAAATCTCTATTCTTAAGCTAAAGCTTAAGTTTAGGTAAGTATTTTGAAGCACTGTGCAGAAGCTGGAACAATGCTTACACCCATAACTGCTAAAGTTATGGCGGCTTTGAGCCAATTAAGTTGCAAATGCTTGATTTTCAACATATTTTGCTCACTTGTATTCGATACCGGAATTTTTAATTAGAAAATAATCGCAGCTACTTAATTAAAATTTTAGAAGTTTATTTAGTTTCAGGTTGCCAGCTTTTGAAAAAATTCCAAAAAGATTGCTGGTATTGGCAAAATTAAAATAGTGCTGATTTTTATATAAGCCGTGAGTGTAGAAAGTTTAGAAATTGCTAAAACCCGCTACCAGGCTGGGAAAGCTGCCTTTGAAAATGGGCAATACCGCGAAGCCATAGAAAATTTAGAAAAGGCCAGCGCCCTGTTAGCTCGTAATTCTCGCCTTGGGGGGGAAGTAGAAATCTATCTGGTGACAGCTTATGAAGCAGCTGGACGCACCGATGATGCGATCGCTCTTTGCGAAAAACTTAAACGCCATGCCCATTTTGAAATTGGCAAACAAGCGCGACGGATGCTTTACATCTTAAAAGCACCAAAGCTAAAAAGACCCAGCGAGTGGATGACCGAAATCCCCGATTTGGGCGCACTAGCCGATAATGAACTCAAAATTTCTATTCCTGCTAAGTCTACTAAATCTTCTGTGCAGCAGAAACCTAAACCTACAGAGCCAGAATTCGTTGATCTCAGTCAGGTCAATACCAGAGATAATCGCTTTATCTGGGTGGCGCTAATTGCTATTGCTTTAACCATCTCATACTTGGTTTGGTTAAATTTTTCAGGAACCCCCGGCTGATCCTAACAGTAGATATTTCCGTACTGGGGTTCCTTGCTGCTTTTGCAGCCCGTTCGTCACTCAGCAGTATAATGCTCTTCCATCACTCTCTCCAGAGGAAAAAACAATAATCCTTGCTACACAAAACTTTCAGGCAAAACTGATGATTCTAGCCATAATGTTAAAAAATAAAGCTCGAAACCCAGTTTTTGTCTCTTGTTTACAAGTTGGCTGAGATTTTCTTTGACCAGAGTGATGGAAGAGCGATAAGTTCGGATTAGATCCTCCCGCCTGCGGCGACCCCCTTAAAAAGGGGGGTTGGGGGGATCTTCCAGAGATAAAGCAAGTTAACCGAACCGTATTGCGCCGCCCAGTAGTAGAAGTCAAGATTGGTTAAAAAGTTTGACTTTTGGGGATATTTATGATTTCAAATTCTTCAATTTT from Nostoc commune NIES-4072 includes:
- a CDS encoding RNA-guided endonuclease InsQ/TnpB family protein translates to MYSLKLELKLNNKEKTRLSGCAGFARFVYNYGLSMLVQSWEFEGIKASDSKRLSAIEKVFTNYVKASPDYAWMQQYPSAIYSSAFRNLGKAFDRWRKGESDFPRFKSKKRGDSFTVLKKAGIYPTKGEPMLPFSNRQVLYPGKQITVPGLGSFRLKRAIPFLCSSQTFTISRTAEKWFVAFMLDADVIPPIIHPMESVGVDLGIKCFATLSDGTTITAPPQLKIAKIKLSKQQWHNRNKQFGNRKKAIRASNKAKQYFGEIAKTHAHLANIRQDFLQKTTTDISRNYYRIRIEDLNISQMMANHKLSNAIANLGLYEFRRMLTYKQPFFGTRVELVDRWFPSSKTCCECGHIQSMPLSERVFVCEAGCGNIRDRDENASINLRDAPFDKIRLA
- a CDS encoding tetratricopeptide repeat protein, with the protein product MSVESLEIAKTRYQAGKAAFENGQYREAIENLEKASALLARNSRLGGEVEIYLVTAYEAAGRTDDAIALCEKLKRHAHFEIGKQARRMLYILKAPKLKRPSEWMTEIPDLGALADNELKISIPAKSTKSSVQQKPKPTEPEFVDLSQVNTRDNRFIWVALIAIALTISYLVWLNFSGTPG